In Aedes albopictus strain Foshan chromosome 3, AalbF5, whole genome shotgun sequence, the following are encoded in one genomic region:
- the LOC134291212 gene encoding uncharacterized protein LOC134291212 — MWSLVVDDLLRSLQERGFEVVGFADDIVIIVRGKYDETVSERMQRALNYTHSWCIKEGLSINPSKVVIVPFTRRRKINLKAFRLGGIQIHPSDRVKYLGLILDAKLNWNAQIESVIGKATSAFWLCSKTIGRKWGLKPKMIMWIYTAIIRPKVTYASFVWWPKTKEATTQSKLAKIQRLASIAVTRAMRSTPSKALDAILNLLPLHEYVQLEAEKELLRLKRIEKFMPGDFVGHLSISQYFQNRPVMKMIKDWTKPVKNHDVPYKLHETTRADWEVGGPTVRQGSIKFYTDGSKVGIKTGAGIYGPGIQTSVAMGHYPAVFQAEILAILKCANICLERKYRYANICIFSDSQAALKPLCAYKCTSKLVWECILSLRRLCQGNSVNLYWAPGHCGIEGNEMADVLAKSGSNLQFVGPEPFCGISNCTIKMDLKCWAEQRVIFNSMDVKNCNQSKQFITPNAYKTKKLLELNKRALCTYTGLVTGHYPSRYHLKKIGQIQSDICRFCNTERETSEHMLCSCGALYMRRQRFLNSGCLQPSEIWSAEPGKVLGFINSIAPDWETTRRGRS; from the coding sequence gtgtattaaggagggccttagcatcaatccgtcaaaagtcgtaattgtccctttcactaggagaaggaagatcaacctaaaagcttttcggcttggagggatacaaattcatcctagtgatcgagtcaaatacttaggtttgattctggatgccaaactgaactggaatgctcaaattgagtccgtgatcggtaaagcaacaagtgcgttctggttatgctccaaaactattggcaggaagtggggcttgaaaccaaaaatgataatgtggatttatactgccataatccgcccaaaagtgacgtatgcttcgtttgtttggtggccaaaaacaaaagaggctaccacgcaatcaaagcttgcgaaaatccaacgtcttgcgtccattgctgttacaagagcgatgcgaagcactccatcaaaagctttagatgcgattctcaatctgctacctttgcacgagtacgtgcaattagaagcagaaaaggaattgctgcgacttaaacgaattgaaaagtttatgccaggtgattttgtaggtcacctgagcatttcacaatacttccaaaataggccagtaatgaaaatgattaaagactggacgAAACCTGtgaagaaccatgatgttccttacaagttgcacgaaacaactcgtgcagattgggaagtcggaggtcccactgttcgtcaaggatcaatcaaattctatacagatggctcaaaagttggaataaaaacgggagcaggaatctacggccctggaatacaaacatcagtggcgatgggacactatcctgcggtgtttcaagcagagattcttgctattttgaaatgcgcaaatatctgccttgagagaaaatacagatatgcaaatatttgtattttctcagatagtcaagctgcactaaaaccattgtgcgcttacaaatgcacttcaaagcttgtctgggaatgcattctttcactgcgcaggctgtgccaagggaactcagtaaacttatactgggctccaggtcactgcggcattgaagggaatgaaatggcagacgtgcttgctaaaagtggttccaatttacaatttgttggtccagaaccattctgcggaatatcaaactgtacaattaaaatggatctgaaatgctgggctgagcagagggtgatattcaattcgatggatgtcaaaaattgcaatcagtcaaaacaatttataacaccaaatgcttataaaaccaaaaagctcttagagctcaacaagagagctctatgtacatacactggcctagtaactggacactatccgagcaggtatcacttgaaaaagattggccagattcagagtgatatctgtcgtttctgtaatacggaacgtgaaacctcggaacatatgctttgcagttgtggtgctttatacatgcgcaggcaaagatttctaaatagtggttgcttgcaacccagtgagatctggtctgcagaacctgggaaggtcttggggtttattaattccattgcacctgactgggagacgacgcgtcgtggcagaagctga
- the LOC109402787 gene encoding 26S proteasome regulatory subunit 6B, with amino-acid sequence MAEVELFVAEKDEADVRPMKDTALDELDMEDLYTKYKKLQKMLEFLEVQEEYIKDEQRNLKKEYLHAQEEVKRIQSVPLVIGQFLEAVDQNNGIVGSTTGSNYFVRILSTIDRELLKPSASVALHKHSNALVDVLPPEADSSISMLQADEKPEVQYSDIGGMDMQKQEIREAVELPLTHFELYKQIGIDPPRGVLMYGPPGCGKTMLAKAVAHHTTAAFIRVVGSEFVQKYLGEGPRMVRDVFRLAKENSPAIIFIDEIDAIATKRFDAQTGADREVQRILLELLNQMDGFDQTTNVKVIMATNRADTLDPALLRPGRLDRKIEFPLPDRRQKRLIFSTITAKMNLSEDVDLEDYVARPDKISGADINAICQEAGMHAVRENRYIVLAKDFEKGYKNNIKKDETEHEFYK; translated from the exons AAATTACAAAAAATGCTGGAGTTCTTGGAAGTTCAAGAGGAGTACATCAAGGACGAGCAGCGCAATCTTAAGAAGGAATACCTTCACGCTCAGGAAGAGGTAAAGCGTATTCAGTCGGTTCCGTTGGTCATTGGCCAATTCTTGGAGGCGGTTGATCAAAACAACGGCATTGTCGGCTCGACAACCGGGTCGAACTACTTTGTTCGAATTTTGTCTACTATTGATCGAGAACTGTTGAAACCTTCTGCTAGTGTGGCACTGCACAAGCACAGCAATGCCCTTGTGGATGTGCTGCCGCCGGAAGCTGACAGTTCAATTTCTATGCTGCAAGCTGACGAGAAACCGGAAGTTCAGTATTCGGACATAGGAGGTATGGACATGCAGAAACAAGAAATTCGAGAGGCCGTTGAACTGCCGCTGACCCACTTTGAGTTGTACAAGCAAATCGGTATCGATCCCCCGAGGGGTGTTCTTATGTACGGACCACCAGGTTGCGGAAAAACTATGCTGGCTAAGGCTGTGGCGCATCATACAACAGCAGCTTTTATAAG AGTTGTCGGTTCCGAGTTCGTTCAGAAATATCTTGGCGAAGGACCTCGTATGGTGCGCGATGTATTCCGTTTGGCGAAAGAGAACTCTCCGGCTATCATTTTTATTGATGAAATCGATGCCATTGCCACCAAGAGATTTGATGCCCAAACGGGCGCTGATAGGGAAGTACAACGTATCCTGCTGGAGCTATTGAACCAAATGGACGGTTTTGATCAAACTACAAACGTCAAGGTCATAATGGCTACTAATCGTGCTGATACCCTGGACCCCGCTCTGTTGCGTCCTGGGCGTTTGGACAGAAAAATCGAATTTCCTCTACCGGATCGTCGTCAAAAACGATTGATTTTCTCTACCATCACTGCAAAGATGAACCTATCCGAGGACGTTGATTTGGAAGACTACGTTGCTCGACCTGACAAAATATCTGGTGCTGACATAAATGCTATTTGTCAGGAAGCTGGCATGCATGCTGTGCGCGAAAATAG ATACATCGTGTTGGCTAAAGATTTCGAGAAGGGTTATAAGAATAACATAAAGAAGGATGAAACTGAACACGAGTTCTACAAGTAA